A DNA window from Arachis duranensis cultivar V14167 chromosome 3, aradu.V14167.gnm2.J7QH, whole genome shotgun sequence contains the following coding sequences:
- the LOC127745493 gene encoding uncharacterized protein LOC127745493, translating to MVITIILANAILYRTLVDQGSSADILFKTTFDELDLEEKELRAYLNSLFGLGDTPIQPLGYISLDTTFGKGNWSRTLNIDYIVVDVSSAYNALIGQTTLNQLGAVVSTPHLCMDFPTTEGIAMIKGDHKIVCRCYNESLNLRGKWEEIHTIELGGIRGWEELRPQPEGETEKVQIGYFPDKTTNIGATYQRLMNKVFTDNIGKLMEAHTIKVQTNQSIKGILQKTDLAGRILQCAVELSEFDLQYKARTAIKLQYLADFVAKYTDTPEIPTKWNLYMDGSSNKTGSGAGVIIESNQGTQIELSLKFEFPTSNN from the exons atggtcatcactattatattGGCCAACGCTATCCTCTACCGCACACTGGTGGACCAAGGAAGTTCAGCTGACATCTTGTTTAAAACTACCTTCGACGAACTCGAccttgaagaaaaagagctcagagcatatcTGAACAGCTTATTCGGATTAGGAGACACTCCAATtcaaccacttggatacatctcgctagacacaacctttggaaagggaaACTGGTCAAGGACACTCAACATAGACTACATTGTGGTCGATGtgagctcagcctacaatgccttaataggtcagaCAACGCTAAATCAGCTCGGGGCAGTAgtctcaactccacatctatgcatggatttcccaactacagaagggattGCTATGATAAAAGGAGACCATAAAATAGTATGCCGCTGTTATAATGAAAGTCTGAACCTTAGAGGAAAATGGGAGGAAATCCACACCATCGAACTCGGGGGAATTCGAGGTTGGGAAGAACTCCGTCCACAGCCTGAAGGCGAGACAGAAAAAGTCCAGATCGGATATTTCCCAGataaaacaaccaatatcg GAGCTACCTACCAAAGgttaatgaacaaagtctttACAGATAACATTGGAAAACTAATGGAG gctcacaccatcAAGGTTCAGACCAACCAGTCTATAAAAGGCATTCTGCAGAAAACAGATTTAGCGGGGAGAATCCTACAGTGCGCAGTCGAGTTATCCGAATTTGACCTCCAATATAAAGCTCGGACAGCGATCAAATtacagtatctggccgacttcgtTGCaaagtacactgacaccccggaAATCCCTACAAAGTGGAATCTTTACATGGATGGTTCTTCCAATAAAACCGGGAGCGGAGCAGGCGTGATAATAGAAAGtaatcagggaacccaaatcgaactctcacTAAAGTTCGAGTTCCCTACTTCTAATAACTAG